Part of the Capricornis sumatraensis isolate serow.1 chromosome 9, serow.2, whole genome shotgun sequence genome, TGTACGACCCAGGACAGCAGTATGCTTCCCATGTGCGCCAGCTGCAGCGCGGCGAGGAACCTGATGTGCACTACGACTTCGAGCCCCACGTGTCCGCCAGTGCCTGGTACACTACCTTCTGTGCATGCCCAGGGAGCCAGACTCCCTGCTTGAAATGAAGGCGGGGGCAGGGAGCCCTTGTGACCCCCATCACGGCCCCTCCTTTTGGCTGTTGGTCCCACCAGGTCCCCAGTCCTGCGTACTCGGAAAAGCAGCTTCAATGTCAGCGATGCTGTGGGGGCAGAAGCTGCCAGTAGCCCCCCGGAGGACGGTGGGCCCAGCGAGGGAGAGATTGCCAAGGAGCGCAGGAGTGAGTGCCAAGAGGGGGTGGACGTGGCCCCCTTGCAGCCCCCCTCAGACCTTCACTGGGGATACCTCTTTCACAGGTGGGCGGGGCCACCAGGTACACAAGTCGTGGCCCATCTCCATCTCGGATTCAGAGGCCAGTCTGGACCCCAGCCCTGGCTCAGGTGAAGGGGCCTGCTGGGTTAGTGGGAGATGGAACGCTGCGACCCATCCCAGCTTCAGTGGGCTCATTGTGCAGTGGGCatcaggggtgggggtgcagggggaGTCTCTGACACCCTGTTTCCTGCTCAGAGGACTTTAAGAAGTTCGAACGTATGTCTTCCTGTGGCACCATGTCGTCCAACGAGGAGCTGGCCGACCAGGAGGGCAGTGCAGGGGCGTCAGCCTTTGATCAGGGTGAGGGAGCCTCTGAAGggggcagtgggggaaggagggattTGGAGACTCTCTGTGGGTCTGGCCCTTACCTCCCTTGGTGACACTGGCCACCTTCCCCCTTCCCCACCAGCTGACCTCAATGGCATGACTCCAGAGCTGCCTGTGGCCATGCCCAGCGGACCCTTCCGCCACGTGGGGTTGTCCAAAGCAGCCCGGACCCACCGGCTTCGGAAGCTCCGCACGCCGGCCAAGTGCCGGGAATGCAACAGCTATGTGTACTTCCAGGGTGCTGAGTGTGAGGAGGTGAGTGGTCCCGGTTGGGTCCAGGGGAGCCAGGCACCTGGATGTGCGTCCCATGTGGGGAGAGAGCACCTGCGGTCTGGAGGTGGGGCCAGAGCAGTGGGAGGAGCCCAGGCTGAAGGGCGAAAACCATTTCAGAAGCTGCACTGTGGCGGGGAGtcaggggtggggtagggtgggggtgtgtgtgtgtgtgtgtgtgtgtgcgcgcgcgcgtgcgtgcgtgcactGAGATGAGGCAGGAGATGTAGCCAGGGGTGTCTGAGCTGGACCTGAGCCAGGAAGGGCTGCTCACAATGCCCACCCCCAGTGCTGTCTGGCCTGCCACAAGAAGTGCCTGGAGACCTTGGCCATCCAGTGCGGCCACAAGAAGCTGCAGGGCCGTCTGCAGCTCTTTGGCCAGGACTTCAGCCATGCTGCCCGCAGCACCCCCGACGGCGTGCCCTTCATCATCAAGAAGTGCATCTTTGAGATCGAGCAGCGGGCGCTGCGCACCAAGGTGACCACCGCCGCCATAGCGGCGGGGACTCCAGCCAAGGGACTGCACAGGGAGGGAGAGGCATGGGCCCCTGCTAACTGCAGGCTTCCACAGGGCATCTACCGGGTCAATGGGGTGAAGACACGTGTAGAGAAGCTATGCCAGGCCTTCGAGAACGGCAAGGAGCTGGTGGAATTGTCGCAAGCGTCGCCCCATGACATCAGCAATGTCCTCAAACTCTATCTGCGCCAGGTGAGATAGATGGTGACAAGGCAGAGCAATTCCTAGGCTGTACAGGGAGCCTGCTGGGGGCGTGACCAGCGCTAGAAAGGGGCGTGGTTGCTAAGCTGGGGCGTGGTCAGTATTGAGTGGATGGGACCTTTACCTAGAGGCGGGGCTGCTGTCAAGGGCGGGGCCAGTGCAGGACTGGCAGTCTGTGGGCCAGGCCTACTGACCCTCCACACCTACCTGCCACCCTGCAGCTGCCTGAGCCGCTCATTTCCTTCCGCCTCTACCATGAGCTTGTGGGGATGGCCAAAGACAGTCTGAAGGCCGAGGCTGAGGCCAAGGCAGCATCTCGGGGTCGGCCGGATGCCACAGAGAGCGAGGCTGCGGCCATGGCCATGGCAGGCCGGTTGCGGGAACTCCTACGGGACCTGCCTCGGGAGAACTGGGCCACACTGCGGTACCTGATGCGGCACCTTCGCAGGTGAGGGCCGAGTTGGCCAGGGTCAAGGGTGGCGGGGTCCTGGGAGCTGCTCACACCTGCCCCTGCACCCTACAACCCGCCAGGATCGTGGAGGTGGAACAGGACAACAAGATGACACCAGGGAACCTGGGCATTGTGTTTGGGCCCACGCTGCTGCGGCCCCGGCCCACTGAGGCCACCGTGTCCCTTTCCTCGCTGGTGGACTACCCCCACCAGGCCTGCATCGTGGAGACCCTCATCACCCACTTCAGCCTGGTCTTCGAGGAGGAGCCCGAAGAGGCCCCAGGGGGCCAGGTGAGGGCTGCCCACTCTGGACAAGGGATGCAGGGCTCTGAGCATGGTGGGGGCTAGGAACCTTGCTCACCTATGGGGGGACTAGACAGGGAGCTCTGCTGGGAGATGTTTGGCTTGGACAGGGCTGTCCGGGGCATTCAAGGCACATTTTAAGCAAAGAACTGGGTGAAGTGTGGGTTCAGATCTGTGGATGGAACCTGCACTCGACCAGCCGTCCTGGCCCCTCTGGTTTCCCACTTCTGCCCCCGCTGTAGCCTGTCCTTGTGTCCTGGCTCCCACAcagttcagctgtgtccagcctGCTGCTCTCCTTGGTAGAGGGTCTTATTTCCAGGCAGCATTGGGTCCCACACTCAGCCCCCACTGCACATCTTTAACCCCTCATGAGCTGCCTTTAGGGGAGGCAGGCTGTGGAGGGGACATGCCTGGTTGTAGCGTCAGGACAGTGGCTCCAGTGCTGGTGTCCCCAGGGACTCAGCCCCCTTTGCATGAGCTCAGCCTGTCCAGACGCGGGATGGGGGCTGAGGGCCCTCATATGCTCAGCTGCAGCGGGTGTTAATGGTATTTAGGGTTTTTACTTGGTTAACTTATAAGAGAATAAATGGAACGTGGCATGGCCAGAACCGTGATGCTTCCCTGACGTTTCTTCTGCTTCTGCAGGATGGGGTATCCAGCCAGCGACCCGAGGTGGTGGTCCAGGCACCGTACCTGGGGGGCAGCGGGGGTGCGGCCTTTCCCttgacagaggaggctgaggaCGGGGGCCTTGGTGAGTGGGGTGGCCCTGGAGGTGCTGGGCAGATGGTGGGTGATGTAGTGGGTCCATGGCAAGGGCTGCAGACTGAACTGTTTCCCCGGACACAAGTGTCACCTGTCTTTAATCCGTTACAAACCCTTGCAAAGAGATACCCTTTCAAGGTGTTTTGCCAGGTCCAAGAAACAGGCAcccagaaatggaaacaaccccAAGTGTCTGAGACCCTGCACCTGATTTGAGAGGGTTCTGAGCAGGGAGACAGGCCTgctggggggggcggtgggggagcCTCTTGGTGTCACCAGAGGCGGATGCCCAGTGGTTCCACCCCCAGCTCACAGGCTGTCCATCTGTCCCTCTGTATCTCTGTCCCTTTCCCTTGGACTTTTCAGAACCCCACGTCGCCTCCAACGACTCCGACTCAGAGCTGGAGGAGACCTCAGACCTGCAGTCCCCAGCAGGTGGGGCTGCACTGCACCGGCTCAGTTTTCTGGAGAGGCAGGGCGGCGACACAGGCACAGAGGGCAGTCAGGGCAGCCGCAGCGGCAGCGAAGAGCAGCTGGGTGCCACAGCCGGGGAGTacgggcctggggcctgggaggcCCCTGGGGAGGAGTCAGCCCGGAGGCTCTCCGAGTACAACACCAACCAGTGCAACAACACCAGCCAGTGCACCACCACCAGCCAGTGCACCACCACCAGCCAGTACAACGCCACCAACCGGTGCAACAATGTGGCTGCAGCTTGGCTGCCAGCTGTGAGGCTGCGTGGTGGGCGGCTGGTAGGGGGCAACAGTTGCAAGAGGCAGCCGGAGTTTGTGTAGCTGGGGTAGCGGGCAGGTCCTGCCCCTGTGGACATGTCACTGAGAGGCCTCTCCTTCCGGCCACAGTGGCCAGGGCATTACTGATCCGCCTTCCCAGAAGCTTCTGCCTGTGCTACTCTGCACACCTGCTCTCAGACTTGCTGTGATGGAGGACCCTGCCCACCCTGAGCCAGGCCAAAGAGGTCACAGGGCACCCGGGAGGAGGGCTGGATGCCTTGTGGACAGTGGGCCGGCTGGCCTCAAGACAACCTGGCTTTTACAGAAGAGCGGGTTTGGACACTGGTGTTAGAATACAGGAAGTTCCCACAGTGGAGTTTTCTGACATGTACTTTCCTTTTGCATACAATAAAGTCTTCAACCTGAGCCTGCCTCTGGCAGCAGTGGCCTGAGCAATGATTCCAGCTCCTTGCTGGGCCTGGGGCGGCAGGGAAAGCTGTGAATAGAAATTCCACCACATGGCAGGGCAACCCCATAGGGCCCAGGTGGCCATGGGGACATAGACACAAGGCACCACTTCCCTGCACTCCTGGCTCAGAAAACCCGCGTGGACTGAAGAGCCTCAGGGAGACAGTAGCCACTGTCCGAGACAGCATAGCCAGCAAGAGGCGAGGCTCTGCCTCCATCCCTACAGGTTTATCCTGGCGGGCCGGGGATGGCTAAGCAGAGACCCAACTACTCGAGATGAATGACATGGATTCATACCCCATCACGGTAGAACCTGCTAGGTCTCCCTTTCTGATAGGACAGCCCCCCAAAAACGGCAGTCCTCCCCAAGCTTAGGTAAGACCATCTGTTGTGGTCAGAGCTCTGCCCCTGCCTAAGCTTCCTAAGAGCCCAGAAGGCAGCCTGCAGTTTGGCAAACAAAGATAAAAGCCCAGGCCATACCCTCTGGTTGCATGTGACTTGTGGCCACTTCTGCCCTGTGGGGTAGCAGAGTTGAGTAACTAGCAGGGTGACCTGGCCAGCGCAGCCAAGACACTCACCCTCTGGCCTTTATAGAATAAGTGTGCTGACCCCTAAGTTTTTAAAACAGAATGAGTGAATAGATCTATGAACAATTCCAGGTGCTCCGCAGGGCAGAGGGGACCTCCACTTCTCCATGGAGGAGGTAAGATAAGCACCCTGCTCCAGGCACCAAAGTGCCTGTGAGGAGCCCGGCCTGGCCTGCAAATGGTTCCAGACGCGACCCCACCAAAGGACTTTAACAGGGTGTGCCACCTTCAGGCATGGCCTGACCCAGGCTCACAATCGGGAAGGTACCCACTTCCTGAAGCTCTGAAGCTGGTGTCTGGACCAATCTCAGGGACTTGCGGCCAGCAGAACTGATCCCCAAGCAAcaagcaggggttgggggggccCCAAAGGAGAGCTGGTACCGCTGGTGGAACATCCACACCTTGCATCTAGGCCCCGCACCTGTGGGCAGGCCTGCACCCAGCCCCCTCCACTAAGCCCCCTATCAGAAGAAAAGGAGTTTTCAGGGAACCAATGCACTGATTCTAGAGTTCACTAGCAAGAGTAAAAATCTAAGAAcatccaagactgtaaaccacaTGTTTCTGCCATGTTAACCTGCATAGTTCACAAGCATAGCACATGGACACGGTTGTGcaaccatccccaccatcatctccagaactttctcatcttcccaaactgaaactctggtCCCCAGGAAACACcaattccctctctcttcccagtCCCTGGCCCCCCAGCACCTTTTACTTCTGTCTCTGTAGACCTGACTGCTTAGAGATCCCAGGTAAATGGAATCAGATAGAATTTGTCCATCTACATCTGGCTTATTCTGGCTGAGACAGTTTTGAAAAACAACGTATGTCTGTTTTAGAGAAAGGGGAGACCTGCTTGCCTGTTAAGATGTACTgtaaaattatgattttaaaaccTAAGTTTTGGGAagggatgttcaagagggagggggcatatgtatacctacggctgattcatgttgatgtgtggcagaaaccaacacagtatttaaaaaaaaaaaaaaacacctaaatttATCAATTAAAAGAGGATCTCAACAGACTCACATGGGTCTATGCGTTCACTACAAGAGAGTGGAAACTCAGGGCAGCACTATTCCTCAATAAACAGTGTCAAGAGCACCATCTGTCTGTGGGAAAGTGACCACCCCAGGTCACACGATGCCCAGGAATAAACTCAGAATTTGAGACCCACAAATAAAGACTACAGGGGGATGGAcgtccctggggtccagtggtaGAAAAACACTACATGGGACAcctaagaaatataaaatgtggGGAAACCGTTTTGTAATTTGTGCCTAGGATATATAAAGAACCCCTAAAACTCAGGAATGGAAGACAAATAACCCAGTTAAACAAGAAGCAAAGGACCTGTGCACAGACACGTATCTGAGGTAACCCACAGGTAGCTGGCAAGCCCCATGCTCACCACCACAGCACCTGGCAAGGGAACCGGAACCACAGCGCCACCACTGGCCACCCTGtaccccctccccgtcccccagGCCATAAGAACCAGTGCTGGCAAGGAGGTGGAAGCCAGTGGGACCGCTCCATGGGGCTCAGGAATGAGAAACGGGGCAGCCACAGGGAAGACAGTGTGACAGCTTCTCCAAAGGGTGACCAGAGCTTCTGCAAGACCAATTCTACTCCAACATACACACcacacccagaaaaataaatacaaccaCAGCAATGTGTACCTGGATGCTCACAGCAACACTACTCATAATGGAAACAACCTCGGTCCATCAGCTGAAGAAGAAACACAGTGTCCCTCCACACACGGGAGCGCCCCTCAGccaggaaaaggagagaagcccTGACACGGCTACCACGTGGACAGACCCTGAGAACATGATGCTCAGGAAGGCAGCAGACACAGGACACACAGGGTGTGATTCCACTGGTGGGAAACGTCCAGAACAGGCAGATCGACAAACAGAGTTAGTGGTAGTCGGGCTAGGGTGACTGCTAACAGGATGGGGCTTTCTTTTAGAGTGATGGAGTGTTCCACAGTTGACTGTGGTGCACAACTCTGCATGTACTAAAAATCACAGAACCATGAACTTTAAACGAGTGAACTGTATGGTATGTAGATCGCACGTCAACGAAgctattaattaaaaatacaaacagtgGCACTTAGCCTGGGGAGGGAGGCCTCTGAAGTCAGTATAGAGGAAAACTAGGTAGTCTGACCCCCAACTTCTATGGAAGAAGAGCACCAAGAAGCAAAGCTAGCAGGTGTGCTGGAGCTCcacccctgcctcctccaggggaagtgAGCAGTGACCCTGTGGAGTGGCTAAGAGCCTGAGCAAGGCTGCTCACAGCAAACCCAGAGTTGTTTTGCCTTGGTCTTCAGATAAGTGAATTTATTACTCAAAATAGCTTTAATTCTTTAAGACGCCCAGCATTCCAAAGCAACCAAATCCCAGTTTCCATCTCACCGCTGCTGTCCTCAGAGCCCCTGGACAGGCAGCATCAGGGCCACCGTGGGGGACACAGCGAGGGGAGGCCAGAGGATGCCGGGCCACCCTGAGGTGTCCTGGCCCCTCCAGAGGCACCGTCAGCTGGGATCCAGGGCCAGGGCTTGGCATCCAGGAGAGGCTGCAGGGACTCTCAGCCCAGGAAAGGCAGATCCTAGGCCCAAGGCGAAGCACCCTAGGATCCAGGGGGAGCAGAGGCAAGGTTCCCAAGGCAACCAGCTCCCACACTCCTGGCCGggagcagtgggggtggggtggggagagggggtggtCACAACAGTCTCTCTGTCCCCCAGGGGACATGCTGGCAGAGAAACGGACAGTTAGTCGTGTGATCCGTGACTGTTCATCACAGAAGCTGGGTACAACCAGGCCGGAACTGGGGCTGCCTCCAGAGAGGGAAGTGGTGCGGTGCGCTCACAAGAGTGGGATGAGTACCACTGCCTGGGCCCTCGACGCCAGCTGTCTGTCCACAGGCAGCTACTGTACCAGCCGGTAGGTGATGTACCTGCCCGCAGTCTCGCTCGGCCGGATGATCTTCACCACCTAGAGGCAGGAAGCAGAGCTGGAGTGGTGCAGGAGCAGCAGCCTGGGTTCCCTCCGCCCTGCCCAGAAGCCCTGGCTCTAGTTCCACCCTGGGAGGGC contains:
- the ARHGAP45 gene encoding rho GTPase-activating protein 45 isoform X2; this encodes MFSRKKRELMKTPSISKKNRAGSPCPQPSGELPRRDGADAVSLGPGLEPPSVASNAKATGTLKRPTSLSRHASAAGFPLSGTSTWTLGRSHRSPLSAASPAEAPIQGPCPDTVEDISHLLADVARFAEGLEKLKECVLRDELLEARRPLAHECLGEALRVMRQVISKYPLLNTVETLTAAGTLIAKVKAFHYECNNESDKREFEKALETIAVSFSSTVSEFLMGEVDSSILLSVPPGDPGQSMENLYGQGSESAPPSGEECDAGCLSPEEVDTLLQRCEGGVDAALQYAKNMAKYMKDLIGYLEKRSALEMDFAKGLQKIVQNCRQSVMQEPHMPLLSIYSLALEQDLEFGHGLVQAVGTLLTQTFMQPLNLRRLEHEKRRKEIKESWHRAQRKLQEAESNLRKAKQGYMQRCEDHDKARFLVAKAEEEQASIGPGAGGAASKTLDKRRRLEEEAKNKAEEAMATYRTCVADAKTQKQELEDTKVTALRQIQEVIRQSDQTIKSATISYYQMMHTQTAPLPVHFHMLYESSKLYDPGQQYASHVRQLQRGEEPDVHYDFEPHVSASAWSPVLRTRKSSFNVSDAVGAEAASSPPEDGGPSEGEIAKERRSGRGHQVHKSWPISISDSEASLDPSPGSEDFKKFERMSSCGTMSSNEELADQEGSAGASAFDQADLNGMTPELPVAMPSGPFRHVGLSKAARTHRLRKLRTPAKCRECNSYVYFQGAECEECCLACHKKCLETLAIQCGHKKLQGRLQLFGQDFSHAARSTPDGVPFIIKKCIFEIEQRALRTKGIYRVNGVKTRVEKLCQAFENGKELVELSQASPHDISNVLKLYLRQLPEPLISFRLYHELVGMAKDSLKAEAEAKAASRGRPDATESEAAAMAMAGRLRELLRDLPRENWATLRYLMRHLRRIVEVEQDNKMTPGNLGIVFGPTLLRPRPTEATVSLSSLVDYPHQACIVETLITHFSLVFEEEPEEAPGGQDGVSSQRPEVVVQAPYLGGSGGAAFPLTEEAEDGGLEPHVASNDSDSELEETSDLQSPAGGAALHRLSFLERQGGDTGTEGSQGSRSGSEEQLGATAGEYGPGAWEAPGEESARRLSEYNTNQCNNTSQCTTTSQCTTTSQYNATNRCNNVAAAWLPAVRLRGGRLVGGNSCKRQPEFV
- the ARHGAP45 gene encoding rho GTPase-activating protein 45 isoform X7, which codes for MCICGTVHPALDQRPVRCQAGPRELLEARRPLAHECLGEALRVMRQVISKYPLLNTVETLTAAGTLIAKVKAFHYECNNESDKREFEKALETIAVSFSSTVSEFLMGEVDSSILLSVPPGDPGQSMENLYGQGSESAPPSGEECDAGCLSPEEVDTLLQRCEGGVDAALQYAKNMAKYMKDLIGYLEKRSALEMDFAKGLQKIVQNCRQSVMQEPHMPLLSIYSLALEQDLEFGHGLVQAVGTLLTQTFMQPLNLRRLEHEKRRKEIKESWHRAQRKLQEAESNLRKAKQGYMQRCEDHDKARFLVAKAEEEQASIGPGAGGAASKTLDKRRRLEEEAKNKAEEAMATYRTCVADAKTQKQELEDTKVTALRQIQEVIRQSDQTIKSATISYYQMMHTQTAPLPVHFHMLYESSKLYDPGQQYASHVRQLQRGEEPDVHYDFEPHVSASAWSPVLRTRKSSFNVSDAVGAEAASSPPEDGGPSEGEIAKERRSGRGHQVHKSWPISISDSEASLDPSPGSEDFKKFERMSSCGTMSSNEELADQEGSAGASAFDQADLNGMTPELPVAMPSGPFRHVGLSKAARTHRLRKLRTPAKCRECNSYVYFQGAECEECCLACHKKCLETLAIQCGHKKLQGRLQLFGQDFSHAARSTPDGVPFIIKKCIFEIEQRALRTKGIYRVNGVKTRVEKLCQAFENGKELVELSQASPHDISNVLKLYLRQLPEPLISFRLYHELVGMAKDSLKAEAEAKAASRGRPDATESEAAAMAMAGRLRELLRDLPRENWATLRYLMRHLRRIVEVEQDNKMTPGNLGIVFGPTLLRPRPTEATVSLSSLVDYPHQACIVETLITHFSLVFEEEPEEAPGGQDGVSSQRPEVVVQAPYLGGSGGAAFPLTEEAEDGGLEPHVASNDSDSELEETSDLQSPAGGAALHRLSFLERQGGDTGTEGSQGSRSGSEEQLGATAGEYGPGAWEAPGEESARRLSEYNTNQCNNTSQSWLPAVRLRGGRLVGGNSCKRQPEFV
- the ARHGAP45 gene encoding rho GTPase-activating protein 45 isoform X5, translating into MFSRKKRELMKTPSISKKNRAGSPCPQPSGELPRRDGADAVSLGPGLEPPSVASNAKATGTLKRPTSLSRHASAAGFPLSGTSTWTLGRSHRSPLSAASPAEAPIQGPCPDTVEDISHLLADVARFAEGLEKLKECVLRDELLEARRPLAHECLGEALRVMRQVISKYPLLNTVETLTAAGTLIAKVKAFHYECNNESDKREFEKALETIAVSFSSTVSEFLMGEVDSSILLSVPPGDPGQSMENLYGQGSESAPPSGEECDAGCLSPEEVDTLLQRCEGGVDAALQYAKNMAKYMKDLIGYLEKRSALEMDFAKGLQKIVQNCRQSVMQEPHMPLLSIYSLALEQDLEFGHGLVQAVGTLLTQTFMQPLNLRRLEHEKRRKEIKESWHRAQRKLQEAESNLRKAKQGYMQRCEDHDKARFLVAKAEEEQASIGPGAGGAASKTLDKRRRLEEEAKNKAEEAMATYRTCVADAKTQKQELEDTKVTALRQIQEVIRQSDQTIKSATISYYQMMHTQTAPLPVHFHMLYESSKLYDPGQQYASHVRQLQRGEEPDVHYDFEPHVSASAWSPVLRTRKSSFNVSDAVGAEAASSPPEDGGPSEGEIAKERRSGRGHQVHKSWPISISDSEASLDPSPGSEDFKKFERMSSCGTMSSNEELADQEGSAGASAFDQADLNGMTPELPVAMPSGPFRHVGLSKAARTHRLRKLRTPAKCRECNSYVYFQGAECEECCLACHKKCLETLAIQCGHKKLQGRLQLFGQDFSHAARSTPDGVPFIIKKCIFEIEQRALRTKGIYRVNGVKTRVEKLCQAFENGKELVELSQASPHDISNVLKLYLRQLPEPLISFRLYHELVGMAKDSLKAEAEAKAASRGRPDATESEAAAMAMAGRLRELLRDLPRENWATLRYLMRHLRRIVEVEQDNKMTPGNLGIVFGPTLLRPRPTEATVSLSSLVDYPHQACIVETLITHFSLVFEEEPEEAPGGQDGVSSQRPEVVVQAPYLGGSGGAAFPLTEEAEDGGLEPHVASNDSDSELEETSDLQSPAGGAALHRLSFLERQGGDTGTEGSQGSRSGSEEQLGATAGEYGPGAWEAPGEESARRLSEYNTNQCNNTSQSWLPAVRLRGGRLVGGNSCKRQPEFV
- the ARHGAP45 gene encoding rho GTPase-activating protein 45 isoform X3, which translates into the protein MSGGQRILKGLLGWVSGWTRAWRTGFAVRCCGLRALCPGDPPLPPEELPRRDGADAVSLGPGLEPPSVASNAKATGTLKRPTSLSRHASAAGFPLSGTSTWTLGRSHRSPLSAASPAEAPIQGPCPDTVEDISHLLADVARFAEGLEKLKECVLRDELLEARRPLAHECLGEALRVMRQVISKYPLLNTVETLTAAGTLIAKVKAFHYECNNESDKREFEKALETIAVSFSSTVSEFLMGEVDSSILLSVPPGDPGQSMENLYGQGSESAPPSGEECDAGCLSPEEVDTLLQRCEGGVDAALQYAKNMAKYMKDLIGYLEKRSALEMDFAKGLQKIVQNCRQSVMQEPHMPLLSIYSLALEQDLEFGHGLVQAVGTLLTQTFMQPLNLRRLEHEKRRKEIKESWHRAQRKLQEAESNLRKAKQGYMQRCEDHDKARFLVAKAEEEQASIGPGAGGAASKTLDKRRRLEEEAKNKAEEAMATYRTCVADAKTQKQELEDTKVTALRQIQEVIRQSDQTIKSATISYYQMMHTQTAPLPVHFHMLYESSKLYDPGQQYASHVRQLQRGEEPDVHYDFEPHVSASAWSPVLRTRKSSFNVSDAVGAEAASSPPEDGGPSEGEIAKERRSGRGHQVHKSWPISISDSEASLDPSPGSEDFKKFERMSSCGTMSSNEELADQEGSAGASAFDQADLNGMTPELPVAMPSGPFRHVGLSKAARTHRLRKLRTPAKCRECNSYVYFQGAECEECCLACHKKCLETLAIQCGHKKLQGRLQLFGQDFSHAARSTPDGVPFIIKKCIFEIEQRALRTKGIYRVNGVKTRVEKLCQAFENGKELVELSQASPHDISNVLKLYLRQLPEPLISFRLYHELVGMAKDSLKAEAEAKAASRGRPDATESEAAAMAMAGRLRELLRDLPRENWATLRYLMRHLRRIVEVEQDNKMTPGNLGIVFGPTLLRPRPTEATVSLSSLVDYPHQACIVETLITHFSLVFEEEPEEAPGGQDGVSSQRPEVVVQAPYLGGSGGAAFPLTEEAEDGGLEPHVASNDSDSELEETSDLQSPAGGAALHRLSFLERQGGDTGTEGSQGSRSGSEEQLGATAGEYGPGAWEAPGEESARRLSEYNTNQCNNTSQSWLPAVRLRGGRLVGGNSCKRQPEFV
- the ARHGAP45 gene encoding rho GTPase-activating protein 45 isoform X6, which codes for MCICGTVHPALDQRPVRCQAGPRELLEARRPLAHECLGEALRVMRQVISKYPLLNTVETLTAAGTLIAKVKAFHYECNNESDKREFEKALETIAVSFSSTVSEFLMGEVDSSILLSVPPGDPGQSMENLYGQGSESAPPSGEECDAGCLSPEEVDTLLQRCEGGVDAALQYAKNMAKYMKDLIGYLEKRSALEMDFAKGLQKIVQNCRQSVMQEPHMPLLSIYSLALEQDLEFGHGLVQAVGTLLTQTFMQPLNLRRLEHEKRRKEIKESWHRAQRKLQEAESNLRKAKQGYMQRCEDHDKARFLVAKAEEEQASIGPGAGGAASKTLDKRRRLEEEAKNKAEEAMATYRTCVADAKTQKQELEDTKVTALRQIQEVIRQSDQTIKSATISYYQMMHTQTAPLPVHFHMLYESSKLYDPGQQYASHVRQLQRGEEPDVHYDFEPHVSASAWSPVLRTRKSSFNVSDAVGAEAASSPPEDGGPSEGEIAKERRSGRGHQVHKSWPISISDSEASLDPSPGSEDFKKFERMSSCGTMSSNEELADQEGSAGASAFDQADLNGMTPELPVAMPSGPFRHVGLSKAARTHRLRKLRTPAKCRECNSYVYFQGAECEECCLACHKKCLETLAIQCGHKKLQGRLQLFGQDFSHAARSTPDGVPFIIKKCIFEIEQRALRTKGIYRVNGVKTRVEKLCQAFENGKELVELSQASPHDISNVLKLYLRQLPEPLISFRLYHELVGMAKDSLKAEAEAKAASRGRPDATESEAAAMAMAGRLRELLRDLPRENWATLRYLMRHLRRIVEVEQDNKMTPGNLGIVFGPTLLRPRPTEATVSLSSLVDYPHQACIVETLITHFSLVFEEEPEEAPGGQDGVSSQRPEVVVQAPYLGGSGGAAFPLTEEAEDGGLEPHVASNDSDSELEETSDLQSPAGGAALHRLSFLERQGGDTGTEGSQGSRSGSEEQLGATAGEYGPGAWEAPGEESARRLSEYNTNQCNNTSQCTTTSQCTTTSQYNATNRCNNVAAAWLPAVRLRGGRLVGGNSCKRQPEFV
- the ARHGAP45 gene encoding rho GTPase-activating protein 45 isoform X1, with translation MLGQWRGARASYSPHQAGLQGLRRMGWDPRVQLTELPRRDGADAVSLGPGLEPPSVASNAKATGTLKRPTSLSRHASAAGFPLSGTSTWTLGRSHRSPLSAASPAEAPIQGPCPDTVEDISHLLADVARFAEGLEKLKECVLRDELLEARRPLAHECLGEALRVMRQVISKYPLLNTVETLTAAGTLIAKVKAFHYECNNESDKREFEKALETIAVSFSSTVSEFLMGEVDSSILLSVPPGDPGQSMENLYGQGSESAPPSGEECDAGCLSPEEVDTLLQRCEGGVDAALQYAKNMAKYMKDLIGYLEKRSALEMDFAKGLQKIVQNCRQSVMQEPHMPLLSIYSLALEQDLEFGHGLVQAVGTLLTQTFMQPLNLRRLEHEKRRKEIKESWHRAQRKLQEAESNLRKAKQGYMQRCEDHDKARFLVAKAEEEQASIGPGAGGAASKTLDKRRRLEEEAKNKAEEAMATYRTCVADAKTQKQELEDTKVTALRQIQEVIRQSDQTIKSATISYYQMMHTQTAPLPVHFHMLYESSKLYDPGQQYASHVRQLQRGEEPDVHYDFEPHVSASAWSPVLRTRKSSFNVSDAVGAEAASSPPEDGGPSEGEIAKERRSGRGHQVHKSWPISISDSEASLDPSPGSEDFKKFERMSSCGTMSSNEELADQEGSAGASAFDQADLNGMTPELPVAMPSGPFRHVGLSKAARTHRLRKLRTPAKCRECNSYVYFQGAECEECCLACHKKCLETLAIQCGHKKLQGRLQLFGQDFSHAARSTPDGVPFIIKKCIFEIEQRALRTKGIYRVNGVKTRVEKLCQAFENGKELVELSQASPHDISNVLKLYLRQLPEPLISFRLYHELVGMAKDSLKAEAEAKAASRGRPDATESEAAAMAMAGRLRELLRDLPRENWATLRYLMRHLRRIVEVEQDNKMTPGNLGIVFGPTLLRPRPTEATVSLSSLVDYPHQACIVETLITHFSLVFEEEPEEAPGGQDGVSSQRPEVVVQAPYLGGSGGAAFPLTEEAEDGGLEPHVASNDSDSELEETSDLQSPAGGAALHRLSFLERQGGDTGTEGSQGSRSGSEEQLGATAGEYGPGAWEAPGEESARRLSEYNTNQCNNTSQCTTTSQCTTTSQYNATNRCNNVAAAWLPAVRLRGGRLVGGNSCKRQPEFV